tattggtatacaaaatctaaactattcacgtagcccaaaataattttgtaaacttATCCTAGAAAAGTTACTGTGAGATAACGCTGATTGATAATTGattattgtgaatttgtaaaaatttttgcaaGTAATTATGAAGTGGCATTTATCGATTTACACTAATGCTATAGTAGCGTCTCCCTAAGGATTTGATGGACACTTTCTGTAGCAcagagatggttctccttacctctaccctccatattACAAGGTATGCTCTTACTTAGCCGGATAGCCACAGCCAATGAGAGGCCTTTCCCACTATCGGTCATATTATTCTTCTGGCCAATCAATTAAATGCgggaatttgaatattttcgttttaaGATTGCTATGAACGAAACCATATGGTAAATTGGACTCGGTCgaaagttatttcaataaaaacaattctcaaattaatgttaattaaatatttttaaatagattgCAAAACTTTTCGTCATGTAAacaatgtttattataaatttcttcgTTTCGTatactctctctctctctctactCTCTATAAGTatctacaaaacaaacaaaaacttcCTTCCTATTTTTAACTATACAACTTCATGGGGAACAATAAGGACGCCGTAgtgttttatttcgtttttccGAGAACATGACTCGAATATTAAACAGACTATTTTCTCTCTGGACGTGACAAAAATCAAAAGTACCGTTTCAATAATATCGTATCAAAAACTTACgtttttatttaactaaatataaaacaattctaCGTTGAATGTAGACTACACTATGAAAAAGAAGAGTATTAGAGGGTAGACATTTCAGCAAATAACAGTTACAAAATAACTGATATACTTTGATAAAATAACCTCTAATCGTCTACAACTCCTCAGATGTTCACCAAGAAATTAATTCTCTATAGTTAGAGGTTTGAACGGGTTTAATCAGATGAAACCGCATAAACTGTCtctaatgatttttattttggtgGGCCGTACGTCCGTTATCTACCATTTTGTCTAATTACGCCTATGTCTTATTTTTCAATCACAATCCGTGGAATCTAATGAATATTACGAATTCTCGAGGTCAATTGCTTACAGCAAGTTATAATCGACAGTAAGTTATAatcccatttttttatcaaaagtcttatttttattgcagATTTTCATTGTTCAACATGTCGACGTATGTATGTTTTCTAATGGAAAATTCAAGAACGTAGTTGCTTCCTTGAATTCCAAAGAAGATTGTCCTATTCATCATGGTAATACTTTCGAAAAAACCTTTTCCTTGGTACCTGTTAAAAGTACGACAAAGAACTGGATTGCACTGGAGGAATCATATAACAAATGCGGAACTAGTCTTGCCTCTACAGTTACTTCAACAGTAAGTACCGAATTAGCACTAAAAATTCTCCTAATTTTCCCCAAATCAGTTTTTAAAACCAACAGTTATTTTCTATCGTGTGAATATCGTGTGAATGAATTCCCATCTCTATACATTTACGTTCACCACCAACAGTAATTGTGGTGTGGTTTTAAAAAGAGATGGCGTGATGTATATATTACAATCTGAACGAGGAAAACGtaaatatagatttaaaaaatccCTAGGTACACACCTCCTATGTATTTTTATGGAACCTCTAATTTTCCCCATTTGCCGCTGATGTTGTGAGCATCTTCTATCCGCAAATTCAATTCTACGGAACTGATATTCGACGTATAGAAGCGACGCTGCCAAGTGTAATTTATAACTGAGCTTTTATTGTATTGTAAAAAATCGATGTAAACATATTGTGGTATAACAATAACAAGTTTCTAAAAGATTTCATTATTGTTaagttcaaatataaaaacaatatcgcgtcattgttattattttcttagaTTATTATTCcttcataatttgaataaaagatGCACAAGATAGTTTATCTACATAGATAGGCAACGCTGTAAATTGAAACCGAAATCGAGACCACAAAACACCACGACTCGTCAACAAACTGATTCGACAATCGAATCACGTGTGCCATAGACATCTGTTGAGTACTACGTTTACTAAATAAAGTGCTTAATCTCATTAACGTACATGTAATTATAAATACATGATAATAGTTTACACCGTAATTAGAGGGGGTTTATTAAACTTGAGTtcacttataaaaattattgacactttggtattaatatttgaaagtaCACTCTTTCTCAAAGTGAATAGACGTATAAAACGATTCTTggtggaatttttttttatatttatcgacATTGATCTCAAAAGCTTTgaaagtttcaataaatttattagagCACGTACCCTTGTTTGGTTAACACAAACACGAAGAAagggaaaaaaagaaaataggaGAATTGAACGTAcatttatttcacttttgttTACGAACAGTTCGTTTGCTTAGTGTCATTGTAAATCTACGATTCGAATCGAATTGCCATTACTCCTTATCCTAAATAAACCATTTTTACGTTGAGAAGACGATGACGaaatttttagtgatttttatagtcaacaaaataacaaataagaaaCTAGACGTAAATACGAATAATACttaataaacaaagaaatcaAGTCTGGAAAGTTGGTAACACTTCACAATGTTATACTATTACAAATAGTTAAAAATGAGAATTCTACTCATCTActatattaaatgaataattaataaacatctagtagaaaaaatatttaacatgaataaacaaaaaatgtaaacaactGCAGGTGTTAATCACACATCGAGGGCTTGAAatgatttcaatataaacaaaGCCGTATTCGGTGAAATAAGGAACTAAACGTAAATACGATTATAACTTAATAGACAGGTAAAGTGAGTCTAGAAAGTTGGTAACACTTCACGGTGTTGTCAaatcaatattatgaaaatatttggtacttttgtattatttttttaatttttattactttttgccTTGTTCAATCCTATTGGATCTATTTGGAACATTactaaaaattatcattatgtAGGAACTGATGGAATTTTGGCCGAAAAAGCACTAGGGTATACGTTAATATTCTaagtttatttctattttattccaTCAAGTAGATAAATCTCTTGTGGTTGTAATTTCTGTTtggatatttgaaatttaatattctatAATCACCTACCTAATAGttcaagtgaaaaataaatcaaaagttaggttaagtaaTGAAAACAACAGCTGCCTTGCTTTTTACGTTAAAGTCGAGGAAAAAAATACAGCATGACAACGCTGCAATCTTGTTACGTCATCgtcatattaattaaaaaaaggttaaaaaattcttattttttatgtttagaatatatttttttttattatgattctaTCAGTTGAATCATTCTTTAATTCCAGAATAACCCAGACGATCGGAACGTATTCGCAATCTACGTTTCCTACTACGTTAAAGTGAAACTTCTGGTTAATAGAATGGGAGGAGATCTCAGTTTAAAATTACCTTTCACTCTGATGCATACTTGCTGCGATATCGATCAGAATCAAACCGAGACCTTGTTGGGAGTCAGACCAGAAATTCCGACGGATTTATCTCGGCCTGATGAACAGACAAACAAATCGCAAGAAATACGCGACGAAGCCGGTGTTAGTACGTCGATGACGTGTTGTCAGGACGATGTCAAACAGGAGAAGGATGGTACGTGAGATAAGGAGAAACAGGTGAGATATTTATCGCGTTTAATTCGAATCCCATAATAGTTTAGTcgacaagtttttttttggatattttaaaatgataatattgtttgataTACTATTACAGATtgttataaactaaaaattctaCTTCGTAAACTATCTActttaaattaataatcaaataattttttagtacaaaaaatatttatagaatgcattaaaaacttattatatttgacgaattttgaatatacaaaaaatgtaaacaactGCAGGTGTTGATCACACATCGAGAGcgtgatattatttcaatatagaCAGGGCCGCATTCAggataaaaatgtttcttatgagacttgaatattaattttttcctaatactCGATTTTATGTTTTACTGAAGTACCAAATAATTGTTAGCTACGCTAAATTGGtactttcaattcaataatagtGGCggtacttttttttgtaataaaaaatatttttcgacatttttaaCTTATATAAAGGCCAATTTTTCTCACACCTGGCACAGTGGTAGTTTGAAGCAAGCTGATTGAAAGTCTCAATGAACTTGAAACCCCTAAAACTACCGTTGAAAAGTCCAAGGGTACAATAAGAAAAGGGGTTGCTCTGAAACTTGGCACACTAATAGTTTGAAGCTTCCTGATCAAGAATGTCCATGTGCTCGATACAACAAAACCTCCTCGACCCCTTCAAAACTACCTCTAAAGTGTCCGAGGGTACTCCGGAAGGAGCAGAATGGGAGGGGGGGGGTACAGAAAAAGTGCCAAAACTCTTCCTCTTGGACTCTTCAGAGGTTTTGGTGTTCGATGTCGTTTGTAAtggtaatttatatttcaattttttcccaaaatcaTATCGATCTGTAACTCGAATGTAATAATTTACTTTGTCGTCTGTCCGTCCGTATTCTGGCCATTTTATCCTCGGTTTCTTTTTATTCTCATATGAtagatgaattatttattagataattCCTTGATGGAAAATTATATCTCCCCACAAGGACACGCGGAggttaaaatataatttgtaaggtgaattattgaaaaaattatttttcctaaaatgACGAATATACGAGGTCTAGTCTAGTAAATTTTGTGAAGTAAGACGTAACTTCTTCATACGAAAAAAACGTTTCAGATAGATAGGGAGCgataaatttactatttttccaGGTTGTAGTAGAAATCAACAAATTATCTCCTGTCGGAACGTTATCGAACCAAAACCCCCGGCGAGAAATCAAAAAAGTACCAgaacaaacaaagaaaaacacGAATTTGCAGGACGAAAATTTCGATGAGATAACGACAGTAAAAAGGAGCGAAGAATTAGATGAAGAAACTGGAATTTTTATAAACGACACTAACACCGAAAATAAACAATGCGAAAATCACAAAGGTTTCAGTTTTCAACGAGCGTGGTGTTGTTTAAATAGACGTACTTCATAACGATTAGTAGATATTTatgtgtatataaattttagatatataagaattgtataaataaaattgattgaaccAAAGACGGTCCTGGcacttttttgatataaattcataGTACTTTTGAACAAACACGTTTTATGCTTCCGTTTACTCGCTTTCTATCAATACTTATCTAATGTTTTGTCTCTCTTTGAAATGGCTTCGTCTCAAACATCCACTACTAATTTCGTCTTAATATTATTGTTGCATTCGGATCAAAATGGCAACAACACCTTCGTCTTAAACATTCTAAACTTTTTTGTTCACTATTAGAATCGATTCTATACCAGTGCTGTACACATCTATTCAGTATTTTTTCTAaccaattaacacaaaaaagtATACATATCGTCCGTgtcttaatataaaatatatttgtcatATGTGTGTTAAATCAAATATTCTACGAAAACACAGCTGATTCCAGTTCGCCATTTTGGCGTCATTTGTATGATATTTCGAAATAACCAttgagttaatattaaagatagagataAAAATGTTCTTTCTCTTTCTATTAGCAGTTTGGAGGCACCCATATCTATGTATCTAATATGAACTCAATGACTTTAACCGAATTTTTAGTTCTaacaaaaatcgataaaatcgATTCGAGTCTCGAATATGGAACTAAAAATTCAGATGCACTACATGCGATTAGTATCTGAACTGATTCAGAATAAAAtcgttatatttttgaaataagacAAATATCGTGAAACATTAGACAGATCAAGATAAAAGCAATAAATGCGGATTATTACATTGATAATACTTTTAAGAATAGAAATGATCTGTTTAATTTCCCAAAGCAGATGAGGCCGCTTTCAGTAATAATAAGAAGAATTAGTTACGACAGATGGTTATTTTATAACCTATTAATTTTGTTGCAGTAAATTAATGTTTGTTCAAGAATATGTTTTAGTTTACAGAAACTATATTTAAAGACTGTTACTCTATTTGTGttgtaaatatttcaagtttgtaattattttttcaaataaatttatgtttgattgaaaatatgaaaagtgcAAAGAACatccaatattaaaaatagttaaacTGATACCCGTCACCGTAATTTGTATTAGATCCCAGCACTAAAAGgtaataatatcatttttttaataaaaaatatttaaaacaatgtgtaatttttgtttccttgtGTCTATTATATATCAGTAGTTTGGTACagttaataaaaaagttgtaacttattttttagtcttatttggagtttttttttggttgctATGTGATGATAATTAGTAATGTCAACATGGTTTTGTGTTTGTAAAGTGGAGGATTAATTACAGAATGAAATTGTCACGTTATTTTGATATAGTACTAGTCAATATTGAAATAAGTAATTATTCACTacacatacaaaaattttaatactttttttgttattcaatctatagtttctttaattttctaCTACTCatacctttttatatatttttgttgataattagTTTTGATTGAAGGtataatttgattgataattGGTTTTTTGAGCATCAATATTTTAACcagtttaaaaaatgattttcaatcaaaatagacCTTAAATTAATACTAATTATCAACaagaataaatcaattttcaatttaaatttatttttaaaaatattctttcagtACAACAAACTTTCGATTCGATATTTATATTCCTGGTTTAGTTTTCGGTGATTAATAATAAACACttgtttgtttaaatattttattaacaaaaatataaaaaaaaattaaattagccTGGCAAACATGtttaattaattctaatttGAGGCAAGTTGTGGCCTATATTGGAACTGAGATTTGCCAACGTTCGATGGTTTTTTTGGTGCTATTTTAGGAGCTTGCGGAGGCAATTCATCATCTTCCAACTCGTCCAAAGCCGCTTGGTTAGGATCGCATTTATTACCAGCTTCATATTCAAATTCCctgaaaccaaataaaaataattccataAAACCCAACACACTTAGTATGGTATTCACCTTTTAACTCCTTCTGGGTCGATGTATCCATATTTTCCTTTAATCACACAATCGATACCCAAAGTTTCTTCTTTGAAAGTACCATCTTCATTTTCGAATCCCCAAGTGATGCTTCCATCCGGATTATCGTTTCTATATTTCCTCAAAATCTGCACAACAGGTTTCTTCTTCCTGTTTGGGTCATCTTCAGCGTATTGTGGTCTTGCAGCCGGTCTAAGGGCAGGTGCTGGTCTGTATTGTTGTTGAACTGGTTGAGGTCTTggctaaaaaaatgtttattaacaaACAATGACTTTACtatccatcatttttttttaaatttaatagtttttcttcCATATTCACCCACTGATTGAGAAAAAGTAGAAAAGATAgcttgtcaaaaattattatatatatatttactttttgtcTATTAGATTGTCTAGGAATATTTTCTTCGTCATCTACATCAATTTCTTGTCTAACAACTGGTCGAATTGGTCTGGGTGCCGGTCTACTTTGTACAGACGGTCTCAAAACAGGCACCTGTGAAGGTCTAGCCGCAGAAAAATCGGATGTCTTCTCCCTAATTTGTTCTCTCAGAACAGGAATCGGTTTTTCTGGcctacataaaaacaaaaatcaattttatctcATTACAAACTTAATTAAACTTTACCTGAAAGATAAGGGTGTAGGTCTTAAAGTTGGTTGGTCACCATCATCTGAATCTGTCCCGATAGGCGTAGAAAGAGCTGGAATGCTCAATTTATTAACTTCGGCGTCAAAACTTGATAAAGATTGTTGTGAAGATGGATAATTATCTTGTTCTTCTTCTACGACTGGTCTTATTTCTCTTGGAGGCGCTTGGGGTCGACGAGGTCTTGGAATGAAATCTTGTGCATTAAGACGTTGTtgttttagttgaaaagatcgtgAACCATCTCCAACGAATTGTGCTCCGGGAATTTGGAGTCTTGGTGGGATTTGAGCGATGGAAGAGTTGATTGTAATctgacaaaattaattttgatcacACTGTTATTCCATATACATCTACTTGTTTTAGatgattaaaatcaaaaacattcttatttatcttcagatattatttatatgaactttttttcagaCATCACCACATCGAATAAATACTTAGTCAAAATTAACTTCCTACCGTAACATAAATagaatttagaataattattcattcatgtataaaactatgaaaaagaagacatatataacctcaattttttctactttcaaaACTCTTCA
The sequence above is drawn from the Diorhabda carinulata isolate Delta chromosome 6, icDioCari1.1, whole genome shotgun sequence genome and encodes:
- the LOC130895653 gene encoding uncharacterized protein LOC130895653 yields the protein MVKMWSGVVCVVLVITINSSIAQIPPRLQIPGAQFVGDGSRSFQLKQQRLNAQDFIPRPRRPQAPPREIRPVVEEEQDNYPSSQQSLSSFDAEVNKLSIPALSTPIGTDSDDGDQPTLRPTPLSFRPEKPIPVLREQIREKTSDFSAARPSQVPVLRPSVQSRPAPRPIRPVVRQEIDVDDEENIPRQSNRQKPRPQPVQQQYRPAPALRPAARPQYAEDDPNRKKKPVVQILRKYRNDNPDGSITWGFENEDGTFKEETLGIDCVIKGKYGYIDPEGVKREFEYEAGNKCDPNQAALDELEDDELPPQAPKIAPKKPSNVGKSQFQYRPQLASN